A single Crateriforma conspicua DNA region contains:
- a CDS encoding DinB family protein, whose translation MSDIRSLMTQQFENEIARTRQVLDVVTDAVLDYQASPTMRSVRWNVSHLVDVPSWAEIILKADEFDVAPPDGPPHETPEMATVADAMKALDKNVAEARTALADFDVQSLDADWSLKAGGQTLMTMSRYETFQMFEISHVAHHRGHLLVYLRMNGVETPLLYGG comes from the coding sequence GTGAGCGATATTCGCAGTCTGATGACCCAACAGTTTGAAAACGAGATCGCGCGGACGCGTCAGGTCTTGGACGTTGTTACCGATGCGGTGCTGGACTACCAGGCGAGCCCGACGATGCGATCGGTACGCTGGAACGTCAGCCATTTGGTCGATGTCCCAAGCTGGGCCGAGATCATCTTGAAAGCCGACGAATTCGATGTTGCCCCGCCGGACGGTCCGCCGCATGAGACACCCGAGATGGCGACGGTGGCCGACGCGATGAAAGCGTTGGACAAGAATGTTGCAGAGGCTCGGACGGCCTTGGCGGATTTCGACGTTCAATCTCTGGACGCCGATTGGTCGTTGAAAGCGGGGGGACAAACTCTGATGACGATGTCACGTTACGAGACATTTCAGATGTTTGAGATCTCGCACGTCGCACACCACCGCGGCCACCTGTTGGTGTACTTGCGGATGAACGGCGTGGAAACACCGCTGCTGTACGGCGGCTAA
- a CDS encoding helix-turn-helix domain-containing protein, translated as MPTQLDDVLTIDELATYLKVSKSTLYKLVQEGKIPGQKVGKHWRFHRDVIERWLGKDTPTEPKRPK; from the coding sequence ATGCCAACCCAACTCGACGACGTTCTCACGATCGACGAATTGGCGACCTATTTGAAGGTTTCCAAATCGACGCTCTACAAACTCGTCCAAGAGGGCAAGATTCCCGGCCAGAAAGTCGGCAAGCATTGGCGGTTTCATCGTGACGTCATCGAACGATGGCTCGGCAAAGACACGCCAACCGAACCGAAACGACCCAAGTAG
- a CDS encoding type I restriction-modification system subunit M, whose protein sequence is MNQPESHLDKSRLNNLADEIWKSAERLRGKFKAHEYQNVVLPIITIRRLECVLIRWREAKADEIRSKRPKITDDALEKLVKGLELNPAQSPGFSNSTTWTMRKVYEEDHTLLEKNFRAYLKGFSENIQDILDSFDYRAVIGKMVKNARLAPILNQYSILDIGPQSLSSLEMGYIYEELLRRFSEAHAEAAGDHFTPREVIRLMVELLQIPIPTRHTSIYDPACGTGGMLYVAKEHLLDKAKTDKEREAVDKFITLHGTELMAETYAIARSEALIRNETQTTIHWGNSLIPHVEGSKDPGDQFPESKHQFDYMLSNPPFGVTWGGKDGYQTEAEKLESTRYRAGMPSVGDGSLLFLQTILAKMKPAPKKGKTQQGGSKVAIIFNGSPLSNGDCGSGESEIRRWILENDWLDAIVMLPGDLFYNTGIYTYIWLLRNDRDAIGRKGRIMLIDARQQYEKEPKSFGNKRNRIVERHRAWIEDRYHNGWNRRKADDDVRFFTKDDFAFHKVEVVFWQTDENDEPAIITEPFPVSFTSGNVSKKQEFYDSEITFHIRVTSPKTETLHEFDITVGPDDKFLDAYKAEIKDRFGKEMKNFNSSTLNKLEPEVSYTHRHYIKDDEYIPVDPKGDPDKYIPEFLEREIEKQIIRWEDRPQLGYEILPNKYFYKYVEPPKADDLLSEFWKLEEKAEDLLKGLAEEVAQ, encoded by the coding sequence ATGAACCAACCCGAATCGCACCTCGACAAATCACGCCTGAACAACCTGGCCGACGAGATATGGAAGTCGGCCGAGCGACTGCGCGGCAAGTTCAAAGCCCACGAATACCAAAACGTCGTTCTACCGATCATCACGATCCGACGTCTCGAGTGTGTCTTGATCCGTTGGCGCGAAGCCAAAGCCGACGAGATCCGATCGAAGCGACCCAAGATCACCGACGACGCATTGGAGAAACTGGTCAAAGGGTTGGAGTTGAATCCCGCCCAATCGCCCGGGTTCTCCAACTCGACGACGTGGACCATGCGGAAGGTCTACGAAGAAGATCACACGCTGTTGGAAAAGAACTTTCGCGCGTACCTGAAAGGCTTCTCGGAGAACATCCAAGACATTCTCGATAGCTTCGACTACCGGGCCGTCATCGGCAAAATGGTCAAGAACGCCCGGTTGGCACCGATCTTGAACCAATACTCGATTCTCGACATCGGGCCGCAATCGCTTTCCAGTCTCGAGATGGGGTACATCTACGAAGAACTGTTGCGGCGATTTTCGGAAGCCCACGCCGAGGCAGCCGGGGATCACTTCACGCCCCGCGAAGTCATTCGGTTGATGGTCGAGCTATTGCAAATCCCGATCCCGACGCGTCACACCTCGATCTACGATCCGGCTTGTGGAACGGGCGGCATGTTGTACGTCGCCAAAGAACACTTACTCGACAAAGCCAAGACAGACAAAGAACGCGAGGCCGTCGACAAGTTCATCACGTTGCATGGCACCGAGTTGATGGCCGAAACTTACGCGATCGCGCGTAGCGAAGCGTTGATCCGGAACGAAACCCAAACGACGATCCATTGGGGCAACTCGTTGATCCCGCATGTTGAGGGCAGCAAAGACCCCGGCGATCAATTCCCCGAGTCGAAACACCAATTCGACTACATGCTCTCCAATCCGCCATTCGGTGTGACTTGGGGCGGCAAAGACGGCTACCAAACAGAAGCCGAGAAGCTGGAATCGACGCGATACCGCGCCGGCATGCCAAGCGTTGGCGACGGATCGTTGCTGTTTCTGCAAACCATCTTGGCCAAGATGAAGCCCGCGCCCAAGAAAGGCAAAACGCAGCAAGGCGGAAGCAAAGTCGCGATCATCTTCAACGGTTCGCCGCTATCCAATGGCGATTGTGGCAGCGGTGAAAGCGAGATCCGACGCTGGATCCTCGAGAACGATTGGCTCGACGCGATTGTCATGTTGCCCGGCGATCTGTTCTACAACACCGGGATCTACACCTACATTTGGCTACTGCGCAACGACCGCGACGCGATCGGCCGCAAAGGCCGAATCATGCTGATCGACGCCCGCCAGCAGTACGAAAAAGAACCCAAATCGTTTGGTAACAAACGGAACCGAATTGTCGAGCGACATCGGGCATGGATCGAGGATCGCTATCACAACGGATGGAACCGACGCAAAGCCGACGACGACGTCCGGTTCTTCACCAAAGACGACTTTGCGTTCCACAAAGTCGAAGTCGTGTTCTGGCAAACCGACGAAAACGACGAACCCGCGATCATCACCGAACCGTTCCCGGTTTCCTTCACGTCGGGCAACGTCAGCAAGAAACAAGAGTTTTACGACAGCGAGATCACGTTCCATATCCGCGTGACGAGCCCCAAGACCGAAACGCTCCACGAGTTCGACATCACCGTCGGACCGGACGACAAGTTCTTGGACGCTTACAAAGCCGAGATCAAAGATCGGTTCGGTAAGGAGATGAAGAACTTCAACTCCAGCACGCTGAACAAGCTGGAACCAGAAGTCAGCTACACCCATCGGCACTACATCAAAGACGACGAATACATTCCGGTCGATCCGAAGGGCGATCCCGACAAGTACATCCCCGAGTTTCTGGAACGCGAGATCGAGAAACAAATCATTCGGTGGGAAGACCGTCCGCAACTCGGCTACGAGATCCTGCCAAACAAGTATTTCTACAAGTATGTCGAACCGCCCAAAGCCGACGACCTGTTGAGCGAGTTTTGGAAACTCGAAGAAAAAGCGGAAGACCTGTTAAAAGGTTTGGCGGAGGAAGTCGCCCAATGA
- a CDS encoding restriction endonuclease subunit S, with protein sequence MTMANNSSDWTQTLPDSWGSDRLGKFADIIVSNVDKKSYDDETPVRLCNYVDVYKNDFITSDVEFMDATASDHEINKFALNVGDVLATKDSENPMDIAVPALVKEDLPGVLCGYHLAIVRADGRRLLGAFAAWLHLSRSIGQHYEKHATGITRWAIGKRDFKTCPVPLPPIDEQQRIADYLDASCEAIDRAVETKQKQLDTLDALRKSIIQKAVTQGLDPNVPMKDSGALWFPRVPEHWKVGRLKGIAELLSGYAFDSRTYIEDGTAIIRISEVVDSPDLSIAKRVPNDFRETLSRFLLQTGDVLIAMTGATIGKSAVFRCDEPCFLNQRVGAFRPINSDDVFIAYLIKSELVREQIDIFCYGSAQPNIGRHQLENMIVPIPPRCEQSAIADFLLNRLRQIDQVAAVTRDQIRSLNAYRKSLIHECVTGKRRISEDDVAKVKSHV encoded by the coding sequence ATGACAATGGCCAACAACTCCTCAGACTGGACGCAAACGCTTCCCGATAGCTGGGGATCCGATCGACTTGGAAAGTTTGCAGACATAATCGTTAGCAACGTCGACAAGAAATCCTACGACGATGAAACGCCGGTCCGACTTTGCAACTATGTGGACGTCTACAAGAACGACTTCATCACCAGCGACGTCGAATTCATGGACGCGACTGCAAGTGATCACGAGATCAACAAGTTTGCGCTGAATGTCGGTGATGTTCTTGCAACTAAAGACTCCGAGAACCCAATGGACATTGCGGTCCCTGCTCTGGTTAAAGAGGACTTGCCCGGTGTGTTATGTGGGTATCACCTGGCTATAGTACGAGCGGATGGGCGCCGACTGCTTGGCGCATTCGCAGCGTGGTTACATTTGTCCCGATCAATTGGCCAACATTACGAAAAGCATGCAACCGGAATCACACGTTGGGCAATTGGAAAACGTGATTTCAAAACTTGCCCGGTCCCCTTACCCCCGATCGACGAACAGCAACGCATCGCGGACTACCTCGACGCGAGTTGCGAGGCGATTGACCGGGCGGTCGAGACGAAGCAGAAGCAACTCGACACCCTCGACGCGCTTCGCAAATCCATCATCCAAAAAGCCGTCACCCAAGGACTCGACCCGAACGTCCCGATGAAAGACTCGGGGGCTCTCTGGTTCCCACGCGTACCAGAGCATTGGAAAGTTGGGCGTTTGAAGGGCATCGCGGAACTACTGAGTGGTTACGCGTTCGATAGTCGAACCTACATCGAAGATGGAACGGCAATCATTAGGATCAGTGAAGTCGTTGATAGTCCAGACCTATCAATAGCAAAACGCGTCCCGAATGACTTTAGAGAAACACTATCTCGTTTTCTGTTGCAGACGGGGGACGTTCTGATCGCGATGACCGGCGCGACAATTGGGAAGAGTGCTGTGTTTCGGTGTGACGAGCCGTGTTTTCTGAATCAGCGTGTGGGTGCCTTTCGGCCAATCAATTCAGATGACGTATTCATCGCGTATCTGATCAAGTCAGAATTGGTTCGCGAACAGATTGATATATTCTGCTATGGAAGCGCGCAACCCAACATCGGACGCCACCAACTTGAGAACATGATCGTCCCTATTCCCCCACGATGTGAGCAGTCGGCAATTGCGGATTTCCTATTGAATCGCCTACGGCAGATTGATCAAGTTGCGGCGGTAACTCGCGATCAAATCCGTAGTCTGAATGCGTACCGCAAATCACTAATCCATGAATGTGTAACCGGCAAACGCCGAATCTCGGAAGACGACGTCGCCAAGGTGAAAAGCCATGTTTGA
- a CDS encoding DEAD/DEAH box helicase family protein has protein sequence MFEGPEHKFQRHIADFLVRENGYAVLEQSEIIDTDYYFAEDHLYAFLKATQAETLERLEVDYGSDSRDEIFKALRDELNRRPLWMIIRSGLRVRGHDFKLYFPKARSSESVAATLYKENRITFIPELIIGGGKRPDFVFFLNGLPIITIELKHEKNQNVHDAVTQYVDRDHNDRIFQLPFLHVAADTADVMVATDPSREKNFRWFNTGLTNEPTTDGEYPVEYLYRQVLSQESLLEAIAFYLVRAPKQEATAERPEQPAFTIFPRYHQHRVVEKIADETQEHFATTGDVGRKFLVNHSAGSGKTLTMCWLADRLHSIYKPGTTEKMVNMIFLVTDRKSLDKNIREDLQKFSHLKDVVRFAKKARNLGDLIRDRAQIIVTTQQKFHYILKRFADDAELRTLRVAFLIDEAHRSQEGRMATDRSRMFRDAEAVSEKLGSYTVEEDDDAEEAEVVTETAKTGADDPDVEDATEKEDPQDKLAKVIEERDLNQLFVAFTATPSPATQQLFGEPFDTYSEAEAIAEGYIVDVVQSIISYKTLYNLSCSILPIGEEEKLYPAGVVSKALKNVAYQDPELIQYKAEVMLRIFEEQVANLIDGRSKTMIVATSRLAGLLYYQIIKRKLKERAANYKVLYAFTDFVHPDTNKVISEHELNDLKEGELIEDRFAEDAYRLMVVASKFQTGFDQPLLAGMFLDKAVADRNAVQTISRLNRCHPDKSDVVVVDFTNNAKAILKAFNKYRHGSPHDPDEPDSQKCLDLYDEILAVGLFEQSDAPPIVKLIEENDDARLQTAVNELRKRFAGHFAPDSDERKEYVYLLAKFVKIYHFLNRFFAYESHIREFAEFCEYVGPQLIKAGSVSELMKQVRATFVDKAAVTYEGTVEMPGGQKKPKPRKGGGGGGTPPKKVSVQDMIAKIREQFEITDEEALHIKEVSEEKIADENIQQTVAAHRHDRAYLDGIFRDQVDKGIQDAYALRLLYEQLGDPKYIDPGAIFDIMAYTVIQKGIELAESA, from the coding sequence ATGTTTGAAGGGCCCGAGCACAAGTTTCAACGTCATATCGCGGACTTTCTGGTCCGCGAAAATGGCTACGCTGTGCTCGAACAGTCCGAAATTATCGACACCGACTACTACTTCGCCGAAGATCATCTCTACGCGTTCCTGAAAGCCACCCAAGCCGAAACGCTCGAGCGATTGGAAGTCGACTACGGCAGCGATTCACGCGACGAGATATTCAAAGCACTTCGCGACGAACTTAACCGCCGGCCATTGTGGATGATCATCCGATCCGGCCTACGCGTTCGCGGTCACGACTTCAAACTCTATTTCCCGAAAGCCCGATCAAGCGAAAGCGTCGCCGCGACGCTTTACAAAGAGAACCGAATTACGTTCATTCCCGAACTTATCATCGGCGGCGGCAAACGTCCCGACTTCGTGTTCTTTCTGAACGGTTTGCCTATCATCACGATCGAACTGAAGCACGAAAAAAACCAGAACGTCCACGACGCCGTCACCCAGTACGTCGACCGCGACCACAACGACCGCATCTTTCAATTGCCGTTCTTGCACGTCGCCGCCGATACCGCCGATGTGATGGTCGCAACCGATCCGAGTCGCGAAAAGAACTTTCGCTGGTTCAATACCGGACTGACCAACGAACCGACAACCGACGGGGAATACCCGGTCGAGTATCTGTATCGTCAAGTCTTGTCCCAAGAAAGCTTGCTCGAGGCGATCGCGTTCTATCTGGTCCGCGCCCCGAAACAAGAGGCAACCGCCGAACGCCCGGAGCAACCGGCTTTCACGATCTTTCCCCGCTATCACCAACACCGCGTCGTCGAGAAGATCGCCGACGAGACGCAAGAACACTTTGCGACCACGGGCGACGTCGGCCGAAAGTTCCTCGTCAATCATTCGGCCGGTTCGGGCAAGACGTTGACGATGTGTTGGCTGGCCGATCGCTTGCATAGCATCTACAAGCCCGGCACGACCGAAAAGATGGTCAACATGATCTTTCTGGTCACGGATCGAAAGTCGCTCGACAAGAATATTCGCGAAGATCTGCAAAAGTTCTCACACCTGAAAGACGTCGTCCGGTTCGCCAAGAAGGCTCGCAACCTTGGCGACCTGATCCGCGATCGAGCCCAGATTATCGTCACGACGCAACAAAAGTTTCACTACATCTTGAAACGCTTTGCCGATGACGCCGAATTAAGGACGTTACGCGTTGCGTTCTTGATCGACGAGGCGCACCGATCCCAAGAGGGACGCATGGCGACGGACCGGTCGAGAATGTTTCGCGATGCCGAAGCCGTCTCGGAAAAACTGGGAAGCTACACCGTCGAAGAGGACGACGACGCGGAAGAAGCGGAAGTTGTCACCGAAACGGCCAAGACCGGGGCGGACGATCCCGACGTCGAAGACGCGACCGAGAAAGAGGATCCGCAAGACAAGTTGGCCAAGGTGATCGAGGAACGCGATCTGAACCAATTGTTCGTCGCGTTCACGGCAACGCCCAGCCCCGCGACGCAACAACTATTCGGCGAACCGTTCGACACCTACAGCGAAGCGGAAGCGATCGCCGAGGGTTACATCGTCGACGTAGTCCAAAGCATCATTTCCTACAAGACGCTCTACAACCTGAGTTGCTCGATCTTACCGATCGGCGAAGAGGAAAAATTGTACCCGGCCGGCGTTGTCTCGAAAGCATTGAAGAACGTCGCCTACCAAGATCCCGAACTGATCCAATACAAGGCGGAAGTCATGTTGCGGATCTTCGAGGAACAAGTCGCCAACCTGATCGACGGCCGATCCAAAACGATGATCGTCGCCACAAGTCGACTGGCCGGCCTGCTGTATTACCAGATCATCAAACGCAAGTTGAAGGAACGCGCGGCGAACTACAAAGTTCTCTACGCGTTCACGGACTTCGTTCACCCCGACACGAACAAGGTGATCTCGGAACACGAATTGAACGACTTGAAAGAGGGCGAGTTGATCGAAGACCGATTCGCCGAAGACGCGTATCGGTTGATGGTGGTCGCCAGCAAGTTTCAAACCGGATTCGACCAACCACTATTGGCCGGCATGTTCTTGGACAAAGCCGTCGCCGATCGCAACGCCGTTCAAACGATCTCACGTCTCAACCGATGCCATCCCGACAAATCGGACGTCGTTGTCGTTGACTTCACGAACAACGCCAAAGCGATCCTGAAAGCGTTCAACAAGTATCGACACGGTTCGCCACACGATCCCGATGAACCCGATTCGCAAAAGTGCCTCGATTTGTACGACGAGATCTTGGCCGTCGGCCTGTTCGAGCAATCCGACGCGCCGCCGATCGTTAAGTTGATCGAGGAGAACGACGACGCAAGGCTACAAACGGCCGTCAATGAACTGCGAAAGCGGTTCGCCGGTCACTTTGCCCCTGATTCCGACGAGCGCAAAGAGTACGTCTATTTGCTGGCCAAGTTCGTCAAGATTTATCATTTTTTGAATCGATTCTTCGCCTACGAATCGCACATTCGCGAGTTTGCCGAGTTCTGTGAGTACGTTGGTCCGCAACTAATCAAAGCCGGCAGCGTTTCGGAACTGATGAAACAGGTTCGGGCGACTTTCGTCGACAAGGCGGCCGTCACCTACGAAGGGACGGTCGAGATGCCGGGCGGCCAGAAAAAGCCGAAGCCGCGAAAAGGGGGCGGCGGCGGTGGAACACCACCGAAGAAAGTTTCCGTCCAAGACATGATCGCGAAGATCCGCGAACAATTCGAGATCACGGACGAAGAGGCGCTGCACATCAAAGAAGTCTCAGAAGAAAAGATCGCCGACGAGAACATCCAACAAACCGTCGCCGCCCACCGTCACGACCGCGCCTACCTCGACGGCATCTTCCGCGACCAAGTCGACAAGGGCATCCAAGACGCCTACGCGTTGCGTCTGTTGTACGAACAACTCGGGGATCCCAAGTACATCGACCCCGGCGCGATCTTCGACATCATGGCTTACACGGTCATCCAAAAAGGCATCGAACTAGCCGAGTCAGCGTAG